The Cydia strobilella chromosome 16, ilCydStro3.1, whole genome shotgun sequence genomic sequence GTTCCTTGTgctttttatgtacctacctatatttatattaagcaTCTTATTAATAAAACGCATAGGTATGCGTAGTATTCACAATTACtaatattatgttaatttaaattattttaaaacgagtcactcacgtattattaaatcGAATagttcgacatgtttcggtccaatttacgaggaccgtcttcacggatgTATCTATACTATAGCCTagcaaaagaccgggatttaggCCCGTggaatcaaaaaaaaaacaaaaacagtaaTAAATTAAGATTATAAACACTGTTAGATCTCTTCGCCCACGATGGCTTTTGTAGACTTACAAATTTAAACCGCCGGGATTGATTGACTTAAATAATCATGTCCTTTATATTTTCAAGGTACTTATCCTCATGTGGATTTAAATGAGAAGTCATTTGCAGTCTTCATGAAAGGGAACCAGTGTGATAGGTACGTTGGAAATGTtggaattgaaaataaattcttaaattaGCCCTTTGGCTGTACTTATTGTAAATTTTCCTTCTTTTCCTAGCCGATTTCGACCACAGCGACTACATTATATTCCTTAGGTGCGGGATCTAAGCTGGCCCGCCCGCTCGTGCGCCCTCATGTGTCTGCAGTAGCCAATCTTGGTCTGCAGTGCTCGTCCACACCGAGGGCGTGTGAGGACTACGTAGTGGGTAGTCGGACCTATATTAGGTTTATTGGTCCATgtctgtacttatttaattttgataacatctgtaataccatggtttGCGACAAATAAACTATTATATCATTATGATTATTGCCTTTAGAGCATCTCGTTTATTTTCAAGGTCTAAACTTCCTCTGCTACTGGAAATCATCAACCTTTGAGTAATTGCACCAACCGTGCAATTAAAAGTTGTCTTCTAGATCATCATATTGTTAATTCATATTAATTGTCATAGTTTAGTTTTGTTGATCTATCCCTAAACTGTATATTTGGTCAGGGTAGCGCTTGTCGAGTTCCCCTCCAAGCGTTTAATCGAGTGGTCAAAGAATACGGTAAGGCAAAAACTCGGACCAAGGTCGCGGGGCCCGTGGGTTAATCACAGGTATGGTGGCCCAGTATCCAGTGGGAAATGGGGTCAGCAGTCAATCGCGATACGGCGAGCGCGCCCGTGTTCGCGATTATATGGAAATAACCCCATCAGTCGCGAGATTACAGAATAATGGCCAGTTGTAAGGtgattaataataaattctaattTCTTAGCGCTAGAGTAAAGTTTAATTGATGATCAATGACCTATATTAAGGTTTATTGctatttacttaataaaatattagagtcTTCATAAACTTGTCactttaaaataacaatttatacaTAAGTAATAGCGATGAAAAGTTGTGATTTGTCACCCTGATAACGAAATACGAAATAGAGGTTATTTATTACCCCGTGCTTACGTATTCAATTCATCCTTTTGGCTTTGCTTTCATTTTGatcgttgcgagggtttcaaggcacgatgATTAGAAACTACTAACGAGTGAAacatatataacatttttcacaccacacgaaaatattaaatattacaaatctAAATTCAATCTTAATTCAATCAACCGAACGGTATTAATTATTTGTCATTCAAAATCAgcatcacttaaaagtcaaccagccaacatgaggaaaTAGCTCAAAATTGCATCAAATTATATTGCCACTCTTGTGGTCAAAATGTAACTTTATCATCAATTTTTGAAGAGTAAACTGAGCCTTTACGAGTTAGTcaggtgaaaaatttattcctatattatttccaataatcgacaacaaaaaaaacatactgtattaatcattggcagtgcttttgacaatttgttcgaaaatgtgcggcaaatGTGCGGcgatgatgacatttgtcaaaagtcagaatcttatttagtgtcataaataaaaaagataatcaaaacggtcgaagaaggtttcatactatttattacctcaggagcacATAGTCACATACAgactgctccaaagtaaaaaaacgtaatttgttaatttcttcgtaaccgctaaaccggttgttatgatactttgtatactggttctaatgctccaaataaatgaaaaaaaaaaaccctaatgcatatgtacattttggCTATGTCCAATGGCTACACCTGTTGACACGAAATAATGTACTTATTCTATGCAAATAAagctattatattctattctataaataaCAACACACCACATGTTTCTTTTAACTGGTTAAAGGAAAGGATTTGACCACAATCTCAGCTGATCAGTAATAAGTGCCGATGTGGTCTAGGATGGAGCATGCTTACCTAAGAGATGTACTATTCATAATATAATTCGTATATCTTTGACAAAGTACCTATGTCGTAAAATGTTTTCTGGAACTTACTGCATTTCAGCTCCATTTTTACAACGATGCTAATTGCAATTGCACTTTGCACTTCACTTTCAATTTAATAACACTTTATCAAATACAGGTCCTAGTCATAACCTATCAGAAACGCGACTGAAACTGAACTTTAAAGGTCACAAAACACTGAAAGTTAATGGTCACGCACATAGATTAGAATTAGATATTTATCGTCACTAATGATGCGCACGGACGCCTGATGTCAAGTGAAATAATTGGTAAATAAAGGGAAATGACATGTGGTGGTTAGGGTGGTGTGATTGCCATGGTTACCAGGGGACGCCGCGGTTGCCAACGACGAGGCTTCGCGGCGGTGTGCCATACGGTGCAAGGTTTTGTGTGCAGGgtgaattaattaataagtttGAATGATATCAGGAAAGTTCTATCATTAAGGAATGTCTAAGGAATATCGATGTTTGGCAACCCTTTTACTCCTTTTTGAGGGGACGTGTCAAAAGGATTCgaacacataaaataaaatcataattcaCTTTTGACAAATTATCAGctagtatgtatatattaatcATATCATTATTCATATACCTAATGTAGTAGGTATCGTTAACTTTACTAATGTTACTAGTACTAACTACTAGTAGGCAGTAACACGTTGCAACAAAGAGTTTATCCGTTGTAATTATTAGTAGGCATATACACATTTCCCATTTATACTTCTTTTGCATCCCGGCGGGCAAGGCACAACCGTCACCGGCAACTGACCAGTCGGCTTAAGGAATCTAGactcaatatttaattttacacaGTCAATATGCAAAGTAGTAGCATTTACGCCTAGCGCTGCCGAGTTAGGGTACAAATGCGCACAGGGGGTTGTCAAGCCCAGTTGCTGGCATTTTCTGTTCCACGGTACGTAGGAGTCTACTAAGCATGGGTTCGGCACGCAGGCAGGTATGTAGGTGTTCGACGGTAGTATCAGGTATTCTTTCTCTTTGCAAGGGCCGCGGCGGTAGGCCGGCCAGCACCTGTCCGTCGCCGGATGGTAGAGGTAAGCtggaaaataaaagtaattttaccCTAGAAAGCCTGACCTGTTTAATAGCTTATAAAATAAAGCGGTTGGCATGAGCGTGATGCCTCTTTAGGCTAACCTGAAGTGTGTGACGCTTAGTTTTGGCATAAATATCGGGTTATTCGGGTTTAACCAGGGTTTACCAGAGGAATTCGATTTAGTAAAATCGCTTATGATGTCTTCCGTCACAAAAAAACTAATAGGAAATAACAAattgtaggtacttaagtatGGTTATTTTGCCATATTTTGCAATcccaaaaataattgaattttttAGCTCATCATGTCGATGATTTCTAGAAGAGAGACAAAATAATACAACTACCTAGCCGGTATGATATGAAGCATCCCGCAAACACCACGCACACAGATATCACGCAAGGGATTTcctttttcattattttgtttttcaaatCTAGTCCGACTATTTAGTGCTATTGTAACATTATATAAACTTACACGGCCTGCAGTCGCAAATCCAATCGTCCTTCTGGTCGCCGGGGTAGTAGAGTTGGTCCACTGGACACATTGACGGCAGGAACACGGGCTCACGATTCTGAGGACATAAACAAGAAAACTTTGTAGAGACCGTTGTAATACTATGGAGTTGCTTGTCAACCGCCATCTATCTTGGTGATATCGAgtcgtgattaatttctttgtttttgctcattaacgttgtttaaaGTGAATAACTAGTAACTaatatgcagtaaactaatggggaagtgtgcggataatgatgaattaatctagatacggCGAGTTTATCCATTGTTCTGGCGTCAACGCTAAGTAGCTACAATAAATATTCGTCTATAATTCTATATTATAGCtccttatatatacatatacactgGCTAAATTGTCCTAATGGACTGAAgctattttatttctaaaaactgaactgaactgtaaTTCTATGTCAAGGTATGAtgagatattatattatataatattatattatattcttttAGCAATTGGGTCCCAAAGCGGTTCAAATTAATTGACCTCaagaattttcttgcccaataaaatacctaatcgtggtttgtttacattattttaaatacctaaagatacagacttaTATAACAGAATAGCTATCGTTCCGCTTCAGAGACCTTTAGCAAAGTTCGACAACATTGAACCGGTCATTTGTTTATCATTATCACTAGatactaaggcccacttgcaccattccactaacccggagttaaccgaATAAACCTGGaataccatggttaccagtacaatttgagaTTGGGTTcccggtttaaccgcttaaacccgggttagtgggatggtgcaagtgggccgtAGCGCCTTTTGAACCATCCCACTAGCCCGGGGATTGTAACCCGCatgcaaaataaaaaacaatttgattaaaatttggtatttttatttcaaagttaCTTGGTtcctatttttttcaaaaaatcccGGGATctcgggatcccggtattgaaGTCGCCAATACCGGTATTAATACCGGTATTGCGAAAGGTCCGGTATTTGGAAGCCctacccggggttaaccggttaaaataaaataaaatattcgtttatttcaggctttTAGCCCATAATACATGACGACACAATGgcataatgaaataataataaaagcaaaattaaaatacaatataaaaagaatgtcaacaatgatTACTTATAAAGTATAACTTAActaagtatgtacctacgtcATTTAGCCCAGTTATACTCGTACCGtttacccagtgtcaaattgtactgataaccatggtaactccaggtttaaccggttaacccggggttagaggaagtgcaagtgggccttagataACAACAACAAAAGTCATGACATAATAGATACATGAACATGAATATTGTTCTGTGGGTAGACAGGGACGGGACGGGAGACTAGACTACTGAcgtatagacctgtaccaataacttctgaggttataagaatattaatgttgcttattttttatatatagtttccagaccatatactaaacctaaaaataatattttgtgtcatcctaggtatttgcttaggtagaaatttaggtatttcttttttcaatcagcattctgtaaaaaaaatattcgagacgaaattttttgtttccctgtaaaggcaaagtggcttccgacgtacacacgcattttgtgtcattttcatccacgggtataatggcatttaataaatacctaatattgatcctaaaacgcctaaaaaaatattagagtcggtaagtgaagtgttgtactttacagaacattgttatatgttattcaaacaaatctgtgtcaaattcatccaccgcttttatttaaaaaaaaattttttctaattaacaccctgtatctgccacaaaaaaaaattcatattattaagtttacgtctataatattataataccacattgagacatcattcataatttgggtcattttgatccacggtttttttactatctggcaaaataaaactcaattgagcaagaagggcgtgcgcggggaagggtacctacgcgggtggggtgcttattatacttgccgcaatatcagctggcgactgagatcttaatactatctcctttacccttgttaagttaagaccaaccaagagatggcattatgagctgtctcgccacttagttttgcgatacagtgtatttatttcattcggaggcataattacattgtcttatcaatcttaccgtagtaggtatataaatataattaaaaataaactgtaggctgcactcctcatactgaccaacatttgtgacgttcctaatcaaaaggtaccactttctctgacaggttatttgtataaagatataatcaaatttcgtctttatggtaaacgacaaagtggtacctacctattgattgagaatgtcacatcagcgacttaaaaattacttttgtttcgatttttagtagactttttaagtttattttaagacgcgatttattgtgatttttgttatgtttaagcgtggcaagcaacattaattacattgatgatgatgttcattaaatacaatattttttcatactatactgaactgtcaccctatacatgagaatgaacagcgccctcttgacaatgatcatatattactggtcaggctttaatatgtgtcataatttagtaaagtcccctttgtggattctaagtttccgagttacagcagtttagtgaaagcgttttttttttaaatataaattaagggttgaataaagaggaaagaaaatttgattatttttgcgctacgacgcacggtttaggagatacagccctataaagttttttttattgtttttttcttttttacattgtgttttttgtatattactttggggtttcataaaggggaacgaaaatttaattatttttgcgctacgacgcatagTTTAGGAGATCAAGGCGGCGCCTACGGCGCCTTTGATGATAAGAAGGCGAGTTTATAGTAATAACAATAAGACCTCTTTTGTAAACGCGTTGGCAGCTATTGACTGGCAAGTAATTGTGAGCAGATATAAAGGCGATTGCAGACGTTTCACTGAAGCGGTTTTACGCATACTGGTCAACCTTCTAAATATACATATcccaataaaaaatactaagacTTATTTGAATAGCAGGCCATGGGTAGATTCCGAAGTTTATAATCATAAATTACTGTTATTTGACTTTatacaattaacaaaaaataacccGGGTAACCTTGCGATAAACGAAACCCTGGCCAAACTACAAGTTTCATATACCAATAAATTAAAGACCAAACgaatggatttttttaattctttcatAAATAGCAACCCCAATAAAAGCAAGGCAATGTGGAGGGCAATAAACATGGAGTTAGCTAGGAAGCCACGCGAGCGCGTCGACTACACGGACCTGCTTCGTGACACTGACGGTAAACCGTTCGCGTCGAAACAGCAGCTGGTGGACGCCGTGAACCGTGAATTTGTGACGGCGGCGGCCGCGTGCGGCGCGCCTGTCCCGGCCCGTGCGCGCTGTCGCGCCCACATGGCC encodes the following:
- the LOC134748585 gene encoding uncharacterized protein LOC134748585, which gives rise to MCSLSTSITLTCFLLIARSCGQTIDGAIGFPEKEENNLIKNKENREPVFLPSMCPVDQLYYPGDQKDDWICDCRPSYLYHPATDRCWPAYRRGPCKEKEYLILPSNTYIPACVPNPCLVDSYVPWNRKCQQLGLTTPCAHLYPNSAALGVNATTLHIDCVKLNIESRFLKPTGQLPVTVVPCPPGCKRSINGKCVYAY